One window of the Torulaspora delbrueckii CBS 1146 chromosome 6, complete genome genome contains the following:
- the PMC1 gene encoding calcium-transporting ATPase PMC1 (similar to Saccharomyces cerevisiae PMC1 (YGL006W); ancestral locus Anc_4.117) gives MSGQQPGRNRGSNGANTEYQLYNRQDEGESGSFPASIESLSSLHQEKDLGNFAKVFKENPKNLCKFLQTDEKNGIQLEQQDYRETARFKKYGENRIRERPAKSFGTLVWEAFNDKTMLLLTAAAVVSFALGLYELWGQPPEYDPEGHKITKVDWIEGVAIMIAVVVVVLVGAVNDYQKELQFMKLNRKKEDRKIIVIRDGDEILISIFDLLVGDLINLQTGDVVPADCILVDGKCEADESSVTGESEAIKVAPLETVWKSYSGDQDEHDDEAPTCMLTSGSKLLSGLGKAVVTAVGENSIYGKTMMSLDGEPDPTPLQERLNELCDSISVYGCGAAMLLFVVLFIRFLVNIKHGGKYENLTPAQRGGKFMNIFITAVTIIVVAVPEGLPLAVTLALAFATTRMTKDGNLVRVLSACETMGSATAVCSDKTGTLTENVMTVVRGFLGDSHFNDERDESDECSKKVFLDKCSSELRKDLLANIALNSTAFENKSYNEDHGNQDEQTSTENPFSSNLNKVKSKAKSIHLDGLLHPGGEDNDDDETPHANEEPFIGSKTETALLGLARKSLGMKSVRELRQDPSSTFDIEKIVQVIPFESSRKWGAIVVKYQGSDHYRVFIKGAAEIVFSRCQYQRTSDDKAELITKEMKGDITDEIQSLASGALRAISLAHRDFRCKSWPPADLRDEEDKNIASEEKLFGKAFNPGRRGESDDRLDDEEKGFILDSIVGIQDPLRDGVKFSVEQCQRAGVTVRMVTGDNVVTAKAIAKNCHILSDSEQENSTSAMEGPKFRQLSKKERLRIVPKLRVLARSSPEDKKLLVKTLREMGEVVAATGDGTNDAPALKLADVGFSMGISGTEVAREASDIILMTDDFSAIVNAIKWGRCVSVSIKKFIQFQLTVNITAVILTFVSSVSSMEEKSVLTAVQLLWVNLIMDTLAALALATDKPDPLIMDRKPTGRSTPLISVSTWKMILSQSTLQLIITFFLTFKGRDLLFPGKDKLTGHEQQQLNACTFNTFVWLQFFTLLVSRKLDEGDGISKWRERISKSNLDFFQDLFRNGYFIAIMALIGGCQILIMFFGGTAFSIAYQTPAMWAIAILAGMLSIPMGVLVRICPDEWVLKIFPSKLLRKIKYVITLEFLRSSEKRTYEDEESLLERDGTPSSGSTSEYY, from the coding sequence ATGTCAGGTCAGCAACCTGGTCGAAACCGGGGTTCAAACGGTGCCAATACAGAGTATCAGTTGTACAATAGACAAGATGAAGGTGAGAGTGGTAGTTTTCCAGCGTCGATAGAGTCGCTTTCTAGTCTACACCAGGAAAAAGATTTAGGAAACTTTGCCAAGGTTTTTAAAGAAAATCCCAAAAACTTGTGTAAGTTCTTACAGactgatgaaaagaatgGGATTCAATTGGAGCAGCAGGATTATCGGGAGACTGCTCGGTTCAAGAAATATGGTGAAAATAGAATTAGGGAACGCCCTGCAAAGAGTTTTGGAACACTTGTGTGGGAAGCATTTAACGACAAGACTATGCTGCTGCTAACAGCAGCAGCTGTTGTGTCTTTTGCCCTCGGTTTGTATGAATTATGGGGGCAACCACCGGAGTATGATCCTGAAGGTCATAAGATTACTAAAGTGGACTGGATTGAAGGTGTAGCCATTATGATTGCCGTTGTGGTTGTTGTACTGGTTGGAGCTGTGAATGATTACCAGAAGGAACTACAATTTATGAAACTGAACCGTAAGAAGGAGGACCGTAAGATCATTGTTATTAGAGATGGTGACGAGATACTGATTTCGATCTTTGATTTACTTGTCGGAGATCTAATTAATTTACAGACCGGTGATGTGGTGCCGGCAGATTGCATCTTGGTTGATGGGAAATGTGAAGCCGATGAGTCTTCAGTTACCGGTGAATCTGAAGCGATAAAAGTGGCTCCTTTGGAAACGGTATGGAAGAGTTATTCGGGTGATCAGGATGAACacgatgatgaagctcCAACCTGTATGCTCACTTCAGGCTCGAAACTGCTGTCTGGGCTGGGTAAAGCCGTTGTTACAGCTGTAGGTGAGAATTCCATCTATGGTAAGACTATGATGTCTCTTGATGGGGAACCGGATCCGACTCCTTTGCAGGAAAGATTAAATGAACTATGTGATAGTATTTCCGTCTACGGTTGTGGTGCAGCAATGTTGCTGTTTGTTGTACTTTTCATCAGGTTCCTAGTTAACATCAAGCATGGTGGTAAGTACGAGAATTTGACCCCCGCACAAAGAGGTGGGAAATTCATGAATATATTCATCACCGCAGTGACTATCATTGTTGTTGCCGTGCCAGAAGGTTTACCTCTAGCGGTCACTTTAGCGCTTGCATTCGCAACAACTAGAATGACCAAGGACGGCAACTTGGTTAGAGTTCTAAGCGCTTGTGAAACTATGGGGTCTGCAACTGCAGTCTGTTCAGACAAGACAGGAACACTTACGGAAAATGTTATGACCGTTGTGCGAGGTTTTTTGGGTGACTCTCATTTCAATGACGAGCGTGATGAGTCAGACGAGTGCTCAAAGAAAGTTTTCCTTGACAAGTGTTCTTCAGAACTCAGGAAGGATTTATTGGCCAATATTGCTTTGAATTCAacagcttttgaaaacaaATCATATAATGAAGATCATGGGAATCAAGATGAACAAACTAGTACCGAGAACCCATTTTCATCGAATTTGAATAAAGTCAAATCAAAGGCAAAATCGATTCATTTGGACGGTTTGCTTCACCCCGGTGGTGAagataatgatgatgacgagaCACCTCACGCAAATGAAGAACCTTTTATAGGATCGAAGACTGAGACTGCACTTTTAGGATTGGCCAGAAAATCTTTGGGTATGAAGTCTGTACGAGAACTGCGTCAAGATCCTTCTTCGACGTTTGATATAGAGAAAATCGTTCAAGTTATACCATTCGAGAGTTCGCGGAAATGGGGAGCAATCGTGGTCAAGTATCAGGGCTCTGACCATTATAGAGTTTTCATCAAAGGTGCCGCCGAGATTGTTTTCAGTAGATGTCAATATCAAAGAACCTCAGATGATAAAGCTGAGCTTATTACTAAGGAAATGAAGGGAGATATTACAGACGAGATTCAGTCCTTGGCATCTGGTGCTCTAAGAGCAATTTCTTTGGCTCATAGAGACTTCCGCTGCAAATCCTGGCCTCCGGCTGATTTGagagatgaagaggataaGAACATAGCCTCCGAGGAAAAATTGTTTGGTAAAGCCTTCAACCCTGGGAGAAGAGGAGAGAGTGACGATCGATTagatgatgaggagaaGGGATTTATCCTTGATAGTATAGTTGGAATCCAGGATCCTCTTAGAGATGGTGTGAAATTTTCGGTCGAACAATGTCAGAGGGCTGGTGTAACAGTAAGGATGGTTACTGGTGATAACGTAGTGACTGCTAAAGCAATCGCTAAAAATTGCCACATTCTCTCTGACAGTGAACAGGAAAATTCGACTTCTGCAATGGAAGGTCCTAAATTCCGTCAGTTGAGCAAGAAGGAACGTTTGCGTATTGTGCCAAAGTTAAGAGTATTAGCAAGATCTTCCCCAGAGGACAAAAAGCTACTTGTCAAAACCCTACGGGAGATGGGTGAAGTTGTTGCTGCCACTGGTGATGGTACAAATGATGCACCTGCCTTAAAATTAGCTGATGTCGGGTTTTCTATGGGTATATCAGGGACGGAAGTTGCAAGAGAAGCTTCAGACATCATCTTGATGACTGATGATTTTTCTGCGATCGTTAATGCCATCAAGTGGGGAAGGTGTGTCTCAGTGtcaatcaaaaaattcattcaGTTTCAACTTACAGTAAATATTACCGCCGTCATCTTGACATTTGTTTCCTCCGTATCATCgatggaagaaaaatctGTTTTGACAGCAGTTCAATTACTATGGGTTAATCTGATTATGGATACGTTAGCGGCCTTGGCATTGGCAACGGATAAGCCGGATCCGCTTATTATGGATAGGAAACCTACAGGCCGTTCGACCCCACTGATATCTGTGTCAACCTGGAAAATGATTTTGAGTCAATCTACTTTACAGCTGATAATCacattcttcttgacattCAAAGGTCGCGACCTTCTGTTTCCTGGTAAGGATAAACTCACTGGTCATGAGCAACAGCAGCTTAACGCTTGCACATTCAACACGTTTGTTTGgttgcaatttttcacacTGTTGGTCTCTAGAAAGCTAGATGAAGGGGATGGTATCTCGAAGTGGAGAGAAAGAATCAGCAAAAGTAATTTAGacttttttcaagatttgTTCAGAAACGGTTATTTCATTGCCATAATGGCGTTGATTGGTGGATGTCAGATCTTGATCATGTTTTTCGGTGGAACTGCTTTCTCTATCGCTTACCAGACGCCTGCAATGTGGGCTATTGCGATCTTAGCGGGTATGCTATCCATACCGATGGGTGTCTTGGTGAGAATTTGCCCTGACGAGTGggtcttgaagattttcCCAAGCAAACTGCTCCGCAAGATAAAATATGTTATCACTTTGGAATTTCTAAGATCTTCAGAAAAGCGCACCTACGAAGACGAAGAGTCTTTGTTAGAGAGAGATGGGACTCCAAGTTCTGGCAGTACCAGTGAATACTACTAG
- the SEN34 gene encoding tRNA splicing endonuclease subunit SEN34 (similar to Saccharomyces cerevisiae SEN34 (YAR008W); ancestral locus Anc_4.116), producing the protein MLRINISVGDDGRVTSAVVFDLEDVKSLRELGVCGVLCGSLPTLAQQNVFLSVPLRLMTEEAVWLIERGLAQATVTRPGTLLEKLGDKHLAERVARESKLELENSLIRQTQYKREQHQLKLKKLGIDEIRRETDERLLESSLFLETANDSRVLRDEQDELIVERMIERYSREPHYLTYAKLKDQGYVVSPGARFGGKYIVYPGDPLRFHSHMVVSEPMDYQDDVIEFRDIMNGSRLSTAVKKIWVLSGIDSQDQAHLFSVEWAGFG; encoded by the coding sequence ATGTTGCGTATCAATATCAGTGTAGGTGACGATGGTCGTGTGACTAGTGCTGTGgtgtttgatcttgaagacGTCAAGAGTTTGCGAGAGTTGGGGGTTTGTGGAGTGCTCTGTGGGAGTCTCCCTACGTTGGCGCAGCAGAATGTGTTTTTGTCTGTGCCGTTACGGCTAATGACAGAGGAGGCTGTATGGTTGATTGAGCGAGGCTTGGCACAAGCGACTGTTACTAGACCTGGGACTCTACTGGAAAAATTAGGTGATAAGCATCTTGCTGAAAGAGTGGCTCGAGAGTCCAAATTAGAGTTGGAAAACAGTCTGATTCGGCAGACGCAGTATAAGAGAGAACAAcatcaattgaagttgaagaagttgggGATTGATGAGATACGTAGAGAGACTGATGAAAGGCTGTTGGAATCTTCACTGTTCTTAGAGACAGCAAACGACTCACGAGTACTGCGAGATGAACAGGATGAGTTGATAGTCGAGCGTATGATCGAAAGATACAGTCGAGAACCGCATTATCTTACTTATGCCAAGCTTAAGGACCAAGGCTATGTCGTATCGCCCGGTGCCAGGTTTGGTGGGAAATATATAGTATATCCTGGGGACCCTTTGCGCTTCCATTCACATATGGTGGTAAGCGAACCTATGGACTATCAGGACGATGTGATCGAGTTTCGTGATATAATGAACGGTTCGAGGTTATCGACCGCTGTTAAGAAAATCTGGGTGCTTAGTGGGATCGACTCTCAAGATCAGGCACACTTATTTTCTGTAGAATGGGCCGGTTTTGGTTGA
- the TDEL0F02300 gene encoding NAD(P)-dependent alcohol dehydrogenase: MTVSVDYPREFKGFAITDPKDWDQPKLTSYEPKKFGEHDIDIEVECCGICASELFSLKNEWSNAPLACLSSSYGPKSQVVGHEVIGKVVKVGEKVTLAKLGQRVGLGAQASSCMQCGRCSSNNEQYCLKSVGTYCSRYPDGYVSQGGYASHVRAHEQFCFPIPDDVPSAFVAPLMCGGLTVYSPIKRNIEGVEKPKVGIIGIGGLGHMAIMIAKALGAEVTAFSRSNKKKDDAIKMGAQYFVATGEEENWSSRLADNFHLVLNCASSTTSLDLNAFVSILKVNCQLVSVGLPEKGETFDLSPFTFIRNGCSMGVSKLGSRQEAIELLDLASKHSFQPWVETIDVSEDGVHEGLTRLDRGDVRYRFTLVGFNKFFGTGFQ, encoded by the coding sequence ATGACGGTCAGTGTTGATTATCCCCGTGAGTTTAAAGGTTTCGCTATTACTGATCCTAAGGATTGGGATCAACCTAAATTGACTTCTTACGAGCCAAAGAAGTTTGGTGAACATGATATAGATATCGAAGTCGAATGCTGTGGTATTTGTGCTTCTGAActattttctttgaaaaacgAATGGTCTAATGCTCCATTGGCTTGCTTGTCATCGAGTTATGGTCCAAAATCTCAGGTTGTAGGTCATGAAGTCATCGGCAAAGTAGTAAAGGTCGGTGAGAAAGTTACCCTTGCAAAATTGGGTCAGAGAGTTGGTCTTGGGGCTCAGGCTTCCTCCTGTATGCAGTGTGGCCGTTGTTCTAGCAACAATGAACAGTACTGTTTGAAGAGTGTTGGCACTTACTGTTCCAGGTATCCTGATGGGTACGTTTCACAAGGTGGGTACGCGTCTCATGTTCGTGCCCATGAACAATTCTGTTTCCCAATCCCAGATGATGTTCCTTCTGCATTTGTAGCTCCATTAATGTGCGGGGGTCTCACTGTTTACTCTCCAATCAAGAGGAACATCGAGGGTGTTGAAAAGCCAAAAGTTGGTATCATTGGTATTGGTGGTTTGGGCCACATGGCTATCATGATCGCCAAAGCACTAGGCGCGGAGGTCACTGCTTTCTCCAGGTctaataagaagaaggacGATGCGATCAAGATGGGCGCTCAATATTTTGTGGCtactggtgaagaagaaaattggaGCTCAAGACTGGCAGATAATTTCCATCTCGTCTTAAACTGTGCTTCGTCTACTACATCGCTTGATCTAAACGCTTTCGTTAGCATCCTAAAAGTTAACTGTCAATTAGTGTCTGTTGGTTTGCCTGAAAAAGGTGAGACTTTTGATCTAAGTCCattcactttcatcagaaaCGGCTGTTCGATGGGTGTGTCCAAATTGGGTTCCAGACAGGAAGCCATTGAGCTATTAGACTTGGCCTCGAAGCACAGTTTCCAACCATGGGTTGAAACTATCGACGTCTCAGAAGATGGTGTCCATGAAGGTTTAACCAGACTCGACAGGGGCGATGTCAGGTACAGATTCACACTAGTTGggttcaacaaattctttgGTACAGGTTTCCAGTAG